The DNA window agaaggctccggggagaccttttaatggccttccagtatctgaagggagcctacaggagagctggagagggactctttgtcaggaagtgtagtgataggacgaggggtaatggttttaaactgaaagaggggagatttagattagatactagaaagaaattctttcctgtgagggtggtgaggcactggaacaggttgcccagagaagctgtggatgccccatccctggaagtgttcaagaccaggctggatggggctttgagcaacctggtctagtggaaggtatccctgcccatggcaggggggttggaactcgatgatctttaaggccccttccaactctaaccattctatgattcgatgaaaAGAAGATAAAGAGGGAAAAGAGTAGAATAGACTTACACATGGTTAGATTTAAGATAGAACAGCTTtaataaatagaaattaatatCAGCACATGACAAATGTGATGGCATAAAAAGTATTCATTTTTGATGACAGATTCATTTGCAAGCTGTGTCTTAAAACATACACAAGCTGATTGTCGGTATCCCTGGGTAGAATCTAAAGCTGTGCAGAAAATTGTAACTGCTTTTATTTGTCAAAGCTGTCTGTTCAGTGGGCCTAAGCAGGCAAATACAGACCTTATATGTGTGCCTTAGTACAGGCATTGCTAGGAAGGTGTGTGTTATTCTCACAGCCATATGGAGTGACCAAGTTAAGAATACTTTTGTTAGAGAAGGCAGCATTACAGCATCAGGTGTTGATCATGCTCAAGTACAAGGCAGTAGTAAAGCCACTGCTTGCATTTTCAAGCCACATGACCTTCCAAGAAAAAGACCAGAAGCATAACTATTACCATCCTACCAGCCTCCTCTCAAAACATCATGTTGTCATGGACCCCTAGACCTAATTGGCTAGGCATCTGAATGCCTTAGCTAACTGCAGAAGGATATGATTTGAAAACCAAGATGTGTGCTCTCTGTCTGACCTGCAGCAAAGCCTCAGCTGTGTTTTCCCAGTTCTGAGTACAAGATAGGTTCAACTTGACTTAACCAATTGAATTTTAGTAGTtgtgatgggagggagggagggatgagaaGAGAAAACATCAGTGTGTGTTTTAAATTAGGTGTGTTTATGAATATAATATTTTCCATGTGACCTCATGCAATTATGAAAATGTATTCTGAAAAATACCTTGTATTTTTCTAACTTTCCACTCAAAGTATGTGTACATGCTTCACTCCAAAGctggttttatatttatatttatatttatatttatatttatatttatatttatatttatatttatattacttTGCCTTGAtttgttaaattaattttgtatctTTCAATAGTGTGTGAACTACAGCAACTCTGTTTCTAAAAGATCATCTTCAaatctgggcagagaagaaccttatgaggttcaacaagggcaagtgtagggtcctgcacctggggaggtagaaccccaggcacaaatataggttaggggtggatcttctggaaagcactgctgaggagaagcatctgggggtcctggtagatagtaaactttccatgagccagcaatgtgcccttgttgccaagagggcaaatggaatcttgggctgcatagggaagagtgtggccagtaggtcgagggaggtcattctccccctctcctctgcactggtgaggccacaactggaatactgcatccagttctgggctccccagttcaagagagacagggaactactggagagagtccagcgtagggcaacaaagatgattgagggattggagcatctcccttatgaggaaaggctgagagagctgggactctttagcctggagaagagaaggctgaggggagaccttattaatgtttacaagtacctaaagggtgggttgaaggaggatggagctggactcttttcagtggttgccagcattaggacgaggggcaacgggcacaagctggaacataggaagttccattcaaatatgaggaaaaacttctttacggtgagggtgacagagccctggaacaggctgcccagggaggttgtggagtccccttccctggagattttcaagacccacctggatgcagtcctgagtaatgtgctctagtcaatcctgctttggcaggggagttggactagatgatctctagaggtcccttccaacaactctgacaattccgtgattccatgaaatctTGTTATGAATGTAATGAATTTGAAAAATCATAAGGGATTTGGTAGAAGCATGGGCTTTAGTAATGTTCTGTCCTGTGACACTTATTGCAGATTCTGAACTCGCCTTGATGTACAATGACTGGAGAATCATCACCTAGCTGTGGGCTTCAAgctgctgcaggaagaaaattGCGACATTTTCCAGAATTTGACCAAAAAACAGAGGCGATCATTGAGGAAAATGGTCATTGACATTGTGAGTTCTGCTTGAGAAGTCCCTCTTCCATAGTGCTAGCAAATTGAATaataaagcacagaaatattttatgataaATTACATGTCGTTAGACCCATAACCAATGAAGTAAAAGTTTGAAGTTTTATTGTGTATTGTCCAGACATTAATAGAAGTTCTTTTCAGTTTCAATAACCATCTATACATTTTTGGAAGGTATACAGTCCTCTTTCAAGCTGTTTTCATACTGATGTATATTGACGcgtggaaacagactctacaactcccgaagagttataaagcaggcatgtttattgcggcgccaggtgcaagggggatcgcttctccaaacttgcacaccgggttgtaaaacaagcgtctatttatggtaaaaggcatacatattcattaatatgggctgggttattataattaattctaagaaaaggcgttactattctaattatttctaggaactcattatcataagtctcctccccttgccgcatgcgtactgtcgtccGGTGGTCGTGGgtcggggtcttctggaggaaggctcgcagtcttcttcaccgtgtacttttacctttggcttagaatgctgagctggctggaccccaagccgcggaactggtcctgaccagatggatacttcaccTAGACAAtcaggttcctccttagcgtgcaggctgttcctactatcttatacattgtgcttacaacacaaagccatttccttatcttggaatgctgggctccgagctctgttctttgtcaagctgtactaaatccacactaacaacgtttaaccattcattctccgaatcaataTGCCATTTCACCATCACAGTTAGAAATTTACTACTGAATTGATGATGAGCTTAGGCTGATCAGATctttctgaataattttgaacaatcatttttttgtattcttaaactaatcaaaattaaaacttattaTTTTGGACACTAATGACATACAGGACTCAGACATTTATAGTGTATTCAGATACAGGAGTTATGGGCTCCCCCCAGAACTGTTTATTTCTATgttcaaagattttttaaaaaaatcagtagaatAATTTACataatattcatttatttgtttgcttctttCAAGGTACTTGCAACAGATATGTCCAAGCATATGAATCTATTGGCTGATTTAAAAACTATGGTTGAAACCAAAAAAGTGACAACTTCTGGTGTTCTTCTTCTTGATAACTATTCAGACAGGATTCAGGTAAGAAAATTAATCTGCAAATGGTCACTTATATTGACTTACATCCTTAATAACATTGgccagcccattccccagcatGGGGTTAAATCAGCTGTCCATTCTCACACCGTGACTCACTCCCTTCCctcttctcacagaatcacagaatgatatggggttggaagggacctctggagatcatctagtccaaccccccctgccaaagcaggtccacctagagcaggttgcacaggaacgtgtccaagcaggttttgaatgtctccagagacggagacttcaccacctctctgggcagcctatgtTTCCTACCTGTAACATATTCTGTTAGGTACTGAGTGACTCTCTGAGAGAGTAATGAGGTGGTAAAGTACTTTTGGACTGAATGTGGCTTTGGCCTTCCCTTCAAATTATCAGCACCTGATTGGtctttctctaaaatattttctgtctcttatACGTGCAGCAGAAGCTAGGTAATTCATGGCTATTACTGCAAGTGTGGAAAAACACCCAAGCACATAAGGTTTTCCTGTTCAGAATAAATCTTGCACTACATGTGTTTTCATGATTCTGTTTCACAGCCACCAAAAGTGTAAatggaaaagctgtttttctccagtgtaataatgtgggagaatggctagctgagaagggttacgtagacatgatccagctggccgagcaaaagcttgaggaacatcggattcagcccccgtaactgctgggctggcaaggacaccttgtccttgactataattgttgtatgataacagggaggttgcagctgctcaggcatgggaaaagaggatgaaagtaactgtaaagaaggaaccaagggcggagttgatctttctaagaactaaccaatcatgagcttaacttttgtaatatgtatgagctaattatgttaggacataaaaggcaactgtgtgaatcaataaacgaagcttgctgatcactcatattgagtggccctgtcttccctccgtcgcgacaaatggcgcccgaacagggaccctacagagggctgaacctgcgagccacggtcaacggagtctcagtgctggtcctgtaagcagcgcaggaggcgaaagggattaaaggaaaaggtccccgcgcccaagagcgaaagggattaaaggaaaaggtccccgcgcccaggagcacctatagagagtgtcctgccggctacgcgccgccgaagtctggaaggctgcaacagcgcgctgacgaaggtataaatagacaagcggcgtatgatttgctcaaatgctttttagaaaagcggagcattcagggtatagataacgaaggtatgaacagacaagcggcgtacgatttgctcaaatgctttttagaaaagcggagcgttcagggtatagattgtaaaagggagttgcctgggttatcagcatatggagtagcgagaggttgctttgataatccagatacggtttttgaacacgaggaatggtgtaaatatgaggataaattgtttgacgaagttacatgcgataataaatcagccaaaaagttgataaagccatggcgggcagtcgctaacgccccgttgcaaaccgagctgagaaaaaaaaaaaaaaaaaagaaaaaaaaaaaaaagttcgctcaaaaaaaaaaaaaaaaagaatcccttcatatatgggatatatgggtattaagcaaggaagagaggaaccatttggcctatttatagatcgagtagcagacgccatacaggcggccggggtgcccgattatctcagaggcactatactaaagcagtgtgctatacaaaatagtaatccggccacacgcaacatcttggctacattgccagggacatggactatcgaggaaggactagaaaggatggctcaggtaccggtagggccacaggcaatgttagttgaagcagtaaaggaactagggaatagtttaaaggaacacgcgcaggctacgcagagtcaagttcttgcagcccttgctcctttgcaagcctccgttctacgattaaatgctagtgaatcatctcgcccacgatgctaccgttgcggtgctgctggacacatcagacggaactgcaacgccggctcagtatggtgcagaaactgccagtcggacaaccacaatgagactgcatgtcgcgcttccaaaccgggaaacggacgattcagcgggaaaagccgccccgcgccgacacaaaaagcggctgcatatccggcagcactcaatcccttcagctcagaccagccacaagcggaagcctcggcttggacctggcaacagcagtagattgtaccctgttggactcaaagcctgtccggattgctactagcactcaaggaccaatctgtatcaatggacaagctgtcggagcactacttataggccgttcatcggccaccatgctgggacttaatgtgttgatgggactgattgataaggattaccacggtgagatccagatcatggcccacacgttatttccaccgctcttcatcgctaaaggcaccaaggtggcgcaattaattcccctaccacatcttgcgggagcccttccaccgctgcaagagcagccacgagggcaaggagcctttggatctacaggacaaatggccttactaactgtcggcttgcgccaaaggccacaacgcccggttgctgtgcaatacgccaacctaactataccacttgttgctcttctagacactggcgctgacatttccataatcagcacgcataagtggccggctcaatggccgacctacgcgagcagcgccacggtcgcgggagtaggaggattgacccttgctcgcaaatcaccccttctacgatggaccataggggacaaggtaccatctgggttcccagccgttgggtaaggcccgccatcgaccaccctgaagtcgccgctgaaggtgacccgactaatcaccgtaaaccaacggactgagaccgctgcgcctgagtgtgaaccacgaggtcgcaaagacagaaattaattgtacagtctgtggggtctgtaacccctaggtattatgtgcatgctatttgcttagaagttgaaacagagaaaatggttaatttaggtatagaaagcttcatagtagttgccttagttgtaagcataagagccatcccatatagcgagatgtttgacccatgagaaaatgtgtggataactttagctcggtcactcaacacgaccagcttttgtgcaagcctagcaacaccccgctccccatttactacgtgccttataggggtgctcttggagactggttgggtctgtccggatggctgagaaaccttttacagacaggattgctagtcttaatcattgtactaatagcgttgctttgtgtgagttgtatgttgtcttgtatgaaaacccttgtgttacggatgtttaaccaagcctgtgtcattcaaaataaaaacgggggaattgtgggagaatggctagctgagaagggttacgtagacatgatccagctggccgagcaaaagcttgaggaacatcggattcagcccccgtaactgctgggctggcaaggacaccttgtccttgactataattgttgtatgataacagggaggttgcagctgctcaggcatgggaaaagaggatgaaagtaactgtaaagaaggaaccaagggcggagttgatctttctaagaactaaccaatcatgagcttaacttttgtaatatgtatgagctaattatgttaggacataaaaggcaactgtgtgaatcaataaacgaagcttgctgatcactcatattgagtggccctgtcttccctccgtcgcgacataaTAACACCACAGTTGTTCAATATATTTTAGGTTCTTCAGAATATGGTGCACTGTGCAGATCTAAGCAATCCAACCAAGCCACTCCATCTCTACCACCAGTGGACAGACAGAATAATGGAGGAATTTTTCCATCAAGGAGATcgggaaagagagaagggaatGGAAATAAGTCCCATGTGTGATAAGCACAATGCATCTGTAGAAAAATCACAGGTAATTGATTTGAGTAGGCCGTTAAATAAAACAGTAAgacattttaacagaaaaggGTGGTCCATAGACATTCGTTATATTTTGATGAATTTCTGAATGCactatttcctttatttccttctaGTTAATTAATTCAGCTCCTGAGTAGTGAGGGGAGCTGAGATTCTTACTGTGAAAACATAGCATGTGTCAGTGCGTTTGCTGAAGGGATTCCATCACTGTAGTAATCTGTAATGAAACATATGTTTCAGAAGAGAGTATTGCTCATTAGGGTTTCcttcaaaagcagaattaaatatAAAGCAGCTGTTTGGCTCTCTAGATGCAGTGGAGTTGTTTTCAAATGAACTGTTCATTCCAAACATCCTTTCCAAATCCTTGTCCAATATCCCAATTCAGACTTTTGAAATGTAAAAGACCCTATTTACTATATAGAACAGCATGGGTTCCTTTCAGCCACCTTAAGGGGGGTAGTATGTCTAGTGTCTTTCTCAGACATTGTGTGACTTATAAGCATAGTTGTTTATTTCTTTGTGAATAAGAGCTAATCCTATTTTTGTATTACTTGAAACAGGTGGGTTTTATAGACTACATTGTTCATCCTCTGTGGGAAACATGGGCAGATCTTGTTCACCCGGATGCCCAGGATATCTTAGATACACTGGAGGACAATAGAGAATGGTACCAGAGCACAATCCCTCAAAGTCCCTCTCCTGCACCTGATGACCAGGAAGAGGGTAGACAGGGCCAAACTGAAAAATTCCAGTTTGAACTAACACTTGAGGAAGACGGTGAGTCAGACACCGAAAAGGACAGTGGAAGTCAAGTAGAAGACACCAGCTGCAGTGACTCCAAGACTCTTTGCACCCAGGATTCAGAATACACTGAAATTTCTCTTGATGAGCAAGTAGGGGAAGAAGTAGAAGATGACGAGAACCAGACAGAACCTTGTGTGGAAGAAGACCATTCTCTTGACACATGACAATGAAGACGCAGTCTCTTTCTTgccctctccctttcttttcctctttctctctgttttggggttttttttgttttgtgtttgtgctgttgtttttttttaattaggtaaTGGTTTCCAAAGTGTATGTCATACACTACAATTGTGGTCGCAACTCACTGTCATCTGCCAGGGCATTTGTTGATCAAAACTGATCTTGATGACTCAGTTTGGCACGCAGGAATATTGTAACCAGAATTTTCACCTTCATGGCATCAGAAAGCAGGGGGAGAACATCCATAAACTACATTTTAATAAGTTCTCCATTTGGCAGATCTGattaaataaagcaaatgttttcagAGGAGTGCCATCTGACAACTGAATGCTGGTATGCTTTGTTAGGTTTtgaattcattttatttcacaagCAAAACATTGGATAATGTTCATCGtcagaggaaacagaaaataaactgagCTTCCTACTGGAAAACAATTGCACGTAAATGAAGGGACAAAAGATGAATCTGTTACCAATAGGAAGATGAGCTCTGGAAATTGCATAATTTTCTAATTTCAAGTCTTCCTGATATGTGACTGAAAAACACGTGACCCAGTGGGTTGCACTAACCTCTGCATTTTGTATAATATGTAAAAGAGAGGTCTTTTGTAGagtttacttttattattaaatgtaCTGAGgtattatatttaaacaaaaccactttCAGACTTCACCtgactggttattttttttcaaagagtaACTTGCAAGTTTTCTGTACAAATCTGTGCTACGCTGGATAATACTtctagggttttttcctttttcttctttctttgcacCTTAGAATTTCATGGTAATATTGAGCtgtaaaaatctattattttatatattggtGAGTTCTATGAATATCCTTTATGTTACATAAAACTCTTTCAgtataatggcttttttttgtctgttttcatcaTAATTTTCCCAAACATATTAGACGAACTTATGTTGTGCTTTTGTCCTGATAGTGGCCTGATCCTGCCAATTCTGTCTTACTATCAGAAGTGGTCCCAGTGAAACCAGCTGGACCACTAAGATTAGAATTTACAGGAATAGAGCCTATATGAAAGGGAATTAATTGTCTTTTTAATACAAAAGCAGCTCTTCTGCTACATTAATAAAATTCATCCCTCTGAAACATGGTTTCCAGACCATTTTTGGCTGGGAGCTATAGACTGCTAAATCAGAACAGGATAATACAATGTATGGAATAtttattttggtgaaaaaagCATTAGTGTAATATTTCCAATTTTGTCTCTTAATGACTTTTTATCTGTGTCAGCTATCTAGTTAAACAGTTTGCTAATCTGAGATGTGtacaacataaaaataatgattaacattattttttcatgtttttgttgcAAGAAGAGCCAGGttggtcttttctttttatgtttttaagtaaATGAGCAATACATCATGAGAGTTGTAGTTTACTCCACATTGTTTCAGTCTCGGatcttttcatcctttgtctAGCTTGTGCTCAGGGAATCCTGCTTTTCAATTTGATTGATACTGAAAGCTTCTGTAACTTGGAAAGTTAAAGGGAGGTAGGAGTtcatatttctcattttccagtCCTGTTCTTCGTTCACACAAAAGAAGGACTTTTATCTCCTCTGCTTTACCCTTCATTAAAATTTTAGTTTTGAGTGTAGAAGATGGGAAATAGTTGCCTAGGGAAGTTAGCAGACTCCCACTCTGTAAAATTCTGGTAAAATTACAATATCGAGATGATttcttaacaaaagaaaacagaaatagccATTTCCTGTTTGGATTCATTTTGTAGTAAATTTGCAGATAtgaatacagggtttttttcaagtgtcTGAGATCTAGAATAAAAACCTGTTTAAAAACGATTGGCTAACAATTcagcttttaaatgcattttgcttTCTTATATATACAGGTCATAGTTTTCTCTACCTTTAGCCCTCACAAGGCCTTAGCACACAAGATATTGAAGGAGGAAAGATAATGAAGAGAACtcatggggtttggtttttggtttttttttcagtttttgactttttttgttgttgttcatcaTTCCTTCCTGAACCTGATCCATCTAAAAATCCTTTCAATCCCCAAGAGTGCCTGGAACCTTAATAATGGAAAAGCAATATAAATTCTAAAATAACCAATAGGGACCTGAAAAGCTTTTGTATCTGCACTAATTGAAAGTAAATGAAGAGAATAACACCATATTGTGAGATATACACCCATACATGTGGACAATcaaataatagaaaattatatCACTTCTTAGAGACAGGGATATAATGCACcatacaatcttttttttcctcttttgccaaAGTATGTTTTAGCATTGCACAGTGTTTTAAAACAATACAATTTACAAGTGGCTTTATGTGTTCTGAATATTTTTGCCATAAGAAAATGCAATGAGTTGGGTattgagtggggaaaaaaagaaaattgacatTGCTTATAACAGTACACTTTACCTTGCAAGTTACTGTACTCAATAATGCTGTATTTGAATTCTTAAATTGTTTTGTGTCATTGttaaaaaacaataatgaaagaATACAGATAGAACAAATAGcattcagaagtttaaaaaacttaaaaaatggattttacagAAAACTTTGACAGTTCTTTTCAAacacattatttattttatttgtgccATGTATTTTTCTCACCAAATGACCTTACCTATAATACAATCTTGTTTGTTTACAACCATGTATTTATTATAATGTACATACTGTAATGTTAATTGTAAATTATCAGTTCTTATTATAACATCATCCTTGTCAGGGTGGCGTTGCTATATTTTGAAACTCTTGGTGAAAGAATGATTACTGTGTATACATATTCCTtgtacattttttcttctgtaatataTTCTGTCACCTTAGAGCTTGTTTATGGAAGAttcaagaaaaatataaaatacatacagaTATAGCCATAAAAAAAGCTGCTGCTGGTCTTTGGGCTGTGCCTTAActttaaacaatattttcttctgttttgctgcATTTGAATTAAGGTAGCTATGGGGCTAGGGCTGGGCATTTCTACCATATTTAGTTGCTAACTGATGGGGTTACTAGAACGAGCTAGTATGCATGATACTACAATGAGCTTTCATTCATGACCCTACTGGAAGTTTAAGCTTTTCCAAACTTTTGGTGCTATTGcctctctgattatttttttacagGCTGTCATCAGGGATTATCGCAGCCATTACTTGcccctaaaaaaaaattgatgctGTATTTCGGTACTGAATTGTACTGAAATAGCTTTGGAAAGCATCTCTAATAAGCATTTGATTTTAATGCATAATCCAATAATTGGAATTAAAAGAGTATAACTCATACACTTATTTTACAATTGTCTGTAATATCCATTCTTTATTTAGTATTTATCACTGTATAAGCAGAATCCATAAAGCAGGAGAAAAGACAACTTTAATCTTGGAAATGCTTTCCAACACTAATATTAGTGTCATAAACAgccaaagcttttattttgtatAGATGTATCTAAGGCTTTAAACAGGTATGTACAGCATAATGCACTAGATCTACAGGAGAATGGGAAACCTTTAGATCTTTTAATAACACTAGTATTAGATTTTCAGGTTGGACTCGGTATCTCTTGCTGTTTGACTATCACGTTGCTCCAGACTACTTAGAGCTGATAGCAATGAATTTGCCAGAGCAAGGTAAATACCTCTT is part of the Numenius arquata chromosome W, bNumArq3.hap1.1, whole genome shotgun sequence genome and encodes:
- the LOC141476800 gene encoding LOW QUALITY PROTEIN: 3',5'-cyclic-AMP phosphodiesterase 4D-like (The sequence of the model RefSeq protein was modified relative to this genomic sequence to represent the inferred CDS: inserted 1 base in 1 codon), with product MPEANYLLSVSWGYIKFKRMLNWELTHLSEMSRSGNRVSEYISNTFLDKEHEVEIPSPTQKEKEKKKRPMSQISGVKKLPHSSSLTNSSIPRFGVKTDQEDIPAKELENVNKWGLQVFRVAELSGNRPLTVIMRTIFQERDLLKTFKIPVDTLITYLMTVEDHYHADVAYHNNIHAADAVQSTHVLLSTPALEAVFTDLEILAAIFASAIHDVDHPGVSNQFLINTNSELALMYNDXENHHLAVGFKLLQEENCDIFQNLTKKQRRSLRKMVIDIVLATDMSKHMNLLADLKTMVETKKVTTSGVLLLDNYSDRIQVLQNMVHCADLSNPTKPLHLYHQWTDRIMEEFFHQGDREREKGMEISPMCDKHNASVEKSQVGFIDYIVHPLWETWADLVHPDAQDILDTLEDNREWYQSTIPQSPSPAPDDQEEGRQGQTEKFQFELTLEEDGESDTEKDSGSQVEDTSCSDSKTLCTQDSEYTEISLDEQVGEEVEDDENQTEPCVEEDHSLDT